A genomic region of Ignavibacteria bacterium contains the following coding sequences:
- a CDS encoding PspC domain-containing protein: MEEETQSYQSKRSLEINPSEKFLMGVCEAFGNFINVNPVFIRIIVLTAFFFLGQSILIIYSAFGILLPVNENRGKYSRLNSNTITLNLLFIIGIVLLFLLYNDMISIKTIFAFLSQKIDAFTLLVFSIALLINNHYKLEVIMPENEIKEIRKSDRKLIFGICAGFGEYLNINPNLVRLIWVIFFFASFGLAAIVYLVLNFIIPAKSKDGFANE; this comes from the coding sequence ATGGAAGAAGAAACTCAATCTTATCAATCAAAGAGAAGTCTTGAAATTAATCCATCCGAAAAATTTTTAATGGGCGTTTGTGAAGCCTTTGGAAATTTCATAAATGTAAATCCAGTTTTTATTCGAATAATTGTTTTAACGGCTTTTTTCTTTCTGGGTCAGTCTATTCTTATAATTTATTCTGCATTTGGAATTTTATTACCTGTGAATGAAAATCGGGGAAAGTATTCTCGATTAAACTCAAATACAATTACATTGAATTTATTATTCATTATTGGAATTGTTTTGCTGTTTCTTTTATATAATGATATGATATCAATCAAAACAATTTTTGCATTCCTCTCACAGAAGATCGATGCATTTACTCTTTTAGTGTTTAGTATTGCGTTATTAATCAATAACCATTACAAATTGGAAGTAATTATGCCAGAAAATGAAATAAAAGAGATAAGAAAATCGGATCGAAAACTTATCTTTGGAATATGTGCCGGATTTGGTGAATATCTAAATATTAATCCAAATCTTGTGCGTTTAATATGGGTCATTTTTTTCTTTGCATCTTTTGGACTCGCTGCAATAGTCTATCTGGTTTTAAACTTCATTATTCCGGCAAAATCTAAGGATGGGTTCGCGAATGAATAG
- a CDS encoding ATP-binding protein, with translation MDLETRKVCTHKGEIVLTEKLGIEGIGLGLSLVKNIINLIKGEIKIEDNHPKGTKVILRFKPIIFE, from the coding sequence TTGGATCTTGAAACAAGAAAAGTTTGTACTCATAAAGGTGAAATTGTCTTAACCGAAAAATTAGGAATTGAAGGAATTGGATTAGGTCTCTCGCTAGTAAAAAATATTATCAATCTTATAAAAGGCGAAATTAAAATTGAAGACAACCATCCAAAAGGAACTAAAGTTATTTTAAGATTTAAGCCAATAATATTTGAATGA
- a CDS encoding VWA domain-containing protein, producing MKKLLILILFPIFALISCRENTTETQLPEIPPDPAGSVPQVVKNNVVPSGRFYTFELERRRLNLSGVVVNNYGIDLYGTGDPDQNIWIEIDGVNKGILVKRVSPQNRLKADIVFCVDVSGSMNDAIIDSIANTISSFSDLIYRYGIDARFGGVGFVGDIRGVKLLTEDVANFRTWVRTKRFIDTSTQVLFPQFGSSSLNENPVSAIRYADSLFNWRLDAQKVFVVFTDVPVKPSSREDWSVNWVINNLRGKGIVHVVFANDTSKFTNLWSTPNLSNQNPKDLATYTGGTYKIFPDGYNLNLIYLPLVESLIYSHSVDFLTGPGKKRIKVVLSLSPNYDGKSEYELEF from the coding sequence ATGAAGAAACTGCTAATACTAATTTTATTCCCGATTTTTGCTTTAATTTCCTGCAGGGAAAATACAACCGAAACACAGCTGCCCGAAATTCCGCCTGATCCAGCTGGTTCTGTTCCTCAGGTTGTAAAAAATAATGTTGTTCCATCCGGAAGATTTTACACATTTGAGCTTGAGCGAAGAAGATTAAATTTAAGTGGAGTTGTAGTTAATAATTATGGAATTGATTTGTATGGAACCGGCGATCCTGATCAAAATATCTGGATTGAAATTGATGGTGTAAATAAAGGAATTCTGGTGAAAAGAGTTAGTCCACAAAATAGATTAAAAGCTGATATTGTATTTTGTGTTGATGTATCGGGAAGTATGAACGATGCGATAATTGATTCTATAGCTAACACAATTTCTTCTTTTTCAGATTTGATTTATAGATATGGAATTGATGCTCGATTTGGCGGAGTTGGATTTGTGGGAGATATAAGAGGCGTAAAACTTTTAACAGAAGATGTTGCAAATTTCAGAACATGGGTTCGAACAAAGAGATTTATTGATACATCAACTCAGGTTTTGTTTCCGCAATTTGGTTCTTCTTCATTAAATGAAAATCCAGTTTCAGCAATTCGATATGCGGATAGTTTATTTAACTGGCGACTTGATGCGCAAAAAGTTTTTGTCGTATTCACTGATGTTCCTGTAAAACCAAGTTCAAGAGAAGACTGGTCGGTGAATTGGGTTATAAATAATCTTCGTGGTAAGGGTATTGTGCATGTGGTTTTTGCAAACGATACTTCAAAATTTACAAATCTCTGGTCAACACCGAATTTATCAAATCAAAATCCAAAAGATTTAGCAACTTATACAGGCGGGACTTATAAAATCTTTCCTGATGGCTACAATCTAAATCTTATTTACCTTCCTCTTGTTGAGTCATTGATATACAGTCATTCAGTTGATTTTTTAACTGGTCCGGGTAAAAAGAGAATTAAAGTTGTTTTATCACTTTCGCCAAATTATGATGGTAAATCGGAATATGAATTAGAATTTTAG
- a CDS encoding HIT family protein, with translation MNDCIFCKIAAKESPAEIIFETEKTIAFLDINPINYGHTLIIPKEHYKEFHEISDDISQELIVVISKISKAILESLKPHGYNIFTNNGRFAGQAIMHCHFHIVPRFINDGFKFRPHPKSYKKNEMQLYGNLIREMIKN, from the coding sequence ATGAATGATTGCATATTTTGCAAAATAGCAGCTAAAGAATCCCCTGCGGAAATTATTTTTGAAACGGAAAAAACTATTGCATTCCTTGATATTAATCCAATTAATTACGGACATACTCTTATAATTCCCAAAGAACATTACAAAGAATTCCACGAAATTTCAGACGATATCTCTCAAGAACTTATAGTTGTTATCTCTAAAATTTCAAAAGCGATTTTAGAGAGTTTAAAACCCCACGGTTACAACATTTTTACAAATAACGGAAGATTTGCCGGACAGGCAATTATGCATTGTCATTTTCACATTGTTCCAAGATTTATAAATGATGGATTTAAGTTTAGACCTCATCCAAAATCTTATAAGAAAAATGAGATGCAACTTTATGGAAATTTAATTCGTGAAATGATCAAAAATTAG
- a CDS encoding cobalamin B12-binding domain-containing protein, translated as MERKIRVLIAKAGLDGHDRGAKVIAAALRDAGMEVIYTGLRQTPEMIVEAALQEDVDVIGISILSGAHMTIFPKVLKLMKEKGLDDVLLTGGGIIPKEDIQKLKEMGVGELFTPGTPTTEIAEYIKKWYNEHKAVKDEA; from the coding sequence ATGGAGAGAAAGATTCGTGTTTTAATTGCAAAAGCTGGACTTGATGGGCATGATCGAGGTGCTAAAGTAATTGCGGCTGCACTTCGTGATGCTGGAATGGAGGTTATCTACACTGGTCTTCGACAAACTCCCGAAATGATCGTGGAAGCTGCATTGCAGGAAGATGTCGATGTAATTGGTATAAGTATTTTAAGCGGCGCTCATATGACAATCTTTCCGAAAGTCTTGAAGTTAATGAAGGAAAAAGGTCTGGATGATGTTCTTCTCACAGGCGGCGGAATTATTCCAAAAGAAGACATTCAAAAATTAAAAGAGATGGGAGTGGGAGAATTATTCACTCCAGGAACTCCAACTACTGAAATTGCCGAATACATAAAAAAATGGTATAACGAACATAAAGCTGTCAAAGATGAAGCTTAA
- a CDS encoding Gfo/Idh/MocA family oxidoreductase, whose amino-acid sequence MRIGIAGVGHLGKLHLKNLLEQKNAICSGIFDIDQQKAQQIAEEFKVQAFSSLNELFKFSDGLIISTTTSNHYEVGKLALENNLHIFIEKPITSTIEEAEELIQLAKKRNRFIQVGHIERFNPAILSLEKYELSPMFIQSDRLSQFNPRGTDVAVVLDLMIHDIDIILHLVKSEVEKIDANGVAVVSDSIDIANARIQFKNGCVANVTASRISQKKMRKMRMFQKDAYITIDFLQGLSEIYRLVKPDEETLGISYGEIGIGEKRKKVIYEQPEIPEVNAMKYEQELFIKSILTNTSPVVTGEDGKKALEVADYIIKVIDKNIQKVN is encoded by the coding sequence ATAAGAATTGGAATTGCTGGAGTTGGTCACTTAGGCAAACTGCATCTTAAAAATTTACTCGAACAAAAAAATGCAATTTGTTCTGGAATTTTCGATATAGATCAGCAAAAAGCTCAGCAGATAGCTGAAGAATTTAAAGTTCAAGCATTTAGCAGCCTCAATGAGCTATTTAAGTTTTCCGATGGATTAATAATTTCAACCACTACTTCTAATCACTATGAAGTTGGAAAACTTGCACTTGAAAATAATCTTCACATTTTTATTGAAAAGCCAATTACATCTACCATTGAAGAGGCAGAAGAGTTAATCCAACTTGCAAAAAAAAGAAATCGATTTATTCAAGTTGGACACATCGAAAGATTCAATCCTGCAATTCTTTCTCTTGAAAAGTATGAATTAAGCCCAATGTTTATTCAATCCGATCGATTGTCACAATTTAATCCACGAGGAACCGATGTTGCTGTTGTTCTGGACCTGATGATACATGATATTGATATAATTCTTCATCTTGTAAAAAGCGAAGTTGAAAAAATTGATGCTAATGGTGTGGCTGTTGTTTCGGATAGCATTGATATAGCAAATGCAAGAATTCAATTCAAAAACGGCTGCGTTGCTAATGTAACCGCAAGTAGAATTTCTCAAAAGAAGATGAGAAAAATGAGAATGTTCCAGAAAGACGCTTATATTACAATTGATTTTCTGCAAGGACTCTCTGAAATATATCGACTGGTGAAACCTGACGAAGAGACACTTGGAATTTCTTACGGTGAAATTGGCATCGGAGAAAAAAGAAAGAAGGTAATTTATGAACAGCCTGAAATTCCAGAAGTTAATGCAATGAAATATGAGCAAGAATTATTTATAAAAAGTATTCTAACCAACACTTCTCCAGTTGTTACAGGTGAAGATGGAAAAAAAGCACTTGAAGTTGCTGATTATATTATTAAAGTCATCGATAAAAATATTCAAAAGGTGAATTAA